Proteins co-encoded in one Flavivirga eckloniae genomic window:
- a CDS encoding HD domain-containing protein: MTTEEIIQKTIDFVKEQLNNAEGGHDWFHIERVYKNALLISKSEHVDAFIVALGALLHDIADSKFHNGNETIGPKIAREFLFKLNVDSNVIEHVVNIIENISFKGGNTAQEFKSPELDVVQDADRLDAIGAIGIARCFNYGGFKNRALYDPSIKPNLNMSKAEYKASTAPTINHFYEKLLLLKDRMNTKTGRQIATDRHTFMELYLKQFYNEWDGNA, from the coding sequence ATGACTACAGAAGAAATTATACAAAAAACTATCGACTTTGTAAAAGAACAATTAAATAATGCCGAAGGTGGCCATGATTGGTTTCATATAGAACGTGTTTATAAAAATGCTTTGTTAATTTCTAAAAGCGAACATGTAGACGCCTTTATTGTGGCTCTTGGAGCTTTATTGCATGATATTGCAGATAGTAAATTTCATAATGGCAATGAAACCATTGGTCCGAAAATAGCACGAGAATTTTTGTTTAAACTTAACGTAGACTCCAATGTTATTGAACATGTTGTAAATATTATCGAGAATATTTCCTTTAAAGGTGGTAATACAGCACAAGAATTCAAATCTCCAGAATTAGATGTCGTACAAGATGCCGATAGGCTTGATGCTATAGGAGCCATAGGCATTGCACGCTGTTTTAACTACGGTGGTTTTAAAAACAGAGCGCTCTACGACCCTAGCATCAAGCCTAATCTTAATATGAGCAAAGCAGAATACAAAGCATCAACGGCACCAACTATTAATCATTTTTATGAAAAACTGCTTCTATTAAAAGATAGAATGAACACCAAAACCGGAAGGCAAATAGCGACAGACAGGCATACTTTTATGGAGCTTTACCTTAAACAGTTTTATAACGAATGGGACGGAAACGCCTAA
- a CDS encoding AraC family transcriptional regulator, producing MINKKPTLKKLTPSFGSSILVKQHMVKVDKLNAFWHFHPELELVYVNKGQGKTHIGTHLSYFNNSQLILIGSNLPHNGFTDRLTANGSETTVQFKSNFLGNDFVNIPEMASIVSLFDRAKKGIRFKMDTKRVIGPKIDKLLEYEGLDRVIKFLEILSYLAKTDDYDILNADGFAFEAEPQDSDKIGIIYKYINRNFHKHISLDEIADKVSMTVPAFCRYFKRVTGKTFTKLVNEYRVVHATKLLNESQMSIADVCFECGFNNFSHFNKQFNEITGKSASQYRKEIKLIIQ from the coding sequence ATGATAAATAAAAAACCTACACTAAAAAAGCTTACCCCCAGTTTTGGGAGCTCTATATTGGTTAAACAACATATGGTTAAGGTTGATAAGCTTAATGCTTTTTGGCATTTTCATCCGGAACTTGAACTTGTTTATGTTAATAAAGGACAAGGGAAAACACATATTGGAACCCATCTCTCTTATTTTAATAATAGTCAACTTATACTAATAGGATCTAATTTGCCACATAATGGTTTTACCGATCGATTAACTGCAAATGGTTCAGAAACGACGGTACAGTTTAAATCTAATTTTTTAGGAAACGATTTTGTTAATATTCCTGAAATGGCATCGATAGTATCATTATTTGATCGAGCAAAAAAAGGAATTCGATTTAAGATGGATACTAAAAGGGTTATCGGTCCAAAGATTGATAAACTTTTGGAATATGAAGGTCTGGATAGGGTTATAAAATTTTTGGAAATACTAAGCTATTTGGCAAAAACTGATGATTATGACATTTTGAATGCAGATGGATTTGCTTTTGAGGCTGAACCACAGGACAGTGATAAAATTGGTATCATATATAAGTATATTAACCGAAATTTTCACAAACACATTAGTTTAGACGAAATAGCGGATAAGGTTAGTATGACCGTGCCTGCCTTTTGTAGATACTTTAAACGTGTTACAGGTAAAACATTTACTAAACTGGTTAACGAATATAGGGTAGTGCATGCTACTAAGCTGTTAAACGAAAGTCAAATGAGTATTGCTGATGTTTGTTTTGAATGCGGATTTAATAACTTCTCGCATTTTAACAAGCAGTTTAACGAAATAACAGGTAAAAGTGCATCGCAATATAGAAAGGAGATAAAACTGATTATACAATAA
- a CDS encoding acyl-ACP desaturase, with protein MSLKNVRLEVMKFLEKDVESLIEKYLIPIEKIWQPSDFLPDSEGQNFFEEVREIRELSKELPYDFWVVLVGDMITEEALPTYESWLMEVEGVKQTDRENPWAKWVRHWTGEENRHGDVLNKYLYLSGRVNMREIEKTTQYLISDGFDIGTDRDPYKNFVYTSFQELATYVSHNRVAKIAKDNGNKQLAKMCKIVAGDEMRHHNAYSEFVERIFKVDPSQMMMAFHYMMKQKITMPAHFLRESGNKISTAFEEFSNTAQRIGVYTSIDYVEILEKLITRWEIDKITNLTDEAEKARDYLMRLPARMYRLADRIKIPENSFQFKWVEPAVIK; from the coding sequence ATGTCGTTAAAGAATGTTAGATTAGAAGTGATGAAGTTTTTGGAAAAAGACGTCGAATCATTAATTGAAAAATACTTAATTCCTATTGAAAAAATTTGGCAACCAAGCGATTTCTTGCCAGATTCTGAAGGACAAAACTTTTTTGAGGAAGTCCGCGAAATAAGAGAACTCTCAAAAGAACTTCCTTACGATTTTTGGGTGGTTTTAGTTGGAGATATGATTACGGAAGAAGCGCTACCTACCTACGAATCTTGGTTAATGGAAGTAGAAGGTGTTAAACAAACAGATAGAGAAAATCCTTGGGCTAAATGGGTGCGTCATTGGACAGGCGAAGAAAATCGTCATGGCGATGTACTAAACAAGTATTTATACCTATCGGGACGTGTAAATATGCGCGAAATTGAAAAAACAACACAATATCTTATTTCTGATGGTTTTGATATTGGAACCGATAGAGATCCTTACAAAAACTTTGTTTATACTAGTTTTCAAGAACTAGCAACTTATGTCTCACATAACCGTGTTGCTAAAATTGCCAAAGATAATGGCAATAAACAGCTTGCTAAAATGTGTAAAATTGTTGCGGGTGATGAAATGAGACATCATAATGCTTATTCTGAGTTTGTTGAGCGTATCTTTAAAGTTGATCCCAGTCAAATGATGATGGCTTTTCATTATATGATGAAACAAAAAATAACCATGCCAGCACATTTTTTAAGAGAATCTGGAAATAAAATCAGTACAGCCTTTGAAGAGTTTTCCAATACCGCTCAACGTATAGGTGTTTATACTTCAATTGACTATGTAGAGATTTTAGAAAAATTGATTACCCGTTGGGAAATTGATAAAATTACGAACCTCACAGACGAAGCCGAAAAAGCCAGAGATTATCTTATGAGGCTTCCTGCCAGAATGTATCGCTTAGCCGATCGCATTAAAATACCGGAAAACTCGTTTCAATTTAAATGGGTTGAGCCTGCAGTTATAAAATAG
- a CDS encoding AraC family transcriptional regulator, with amino-acid sequence MALKYIDHNLDSELSLESISNIALYSPFHFHRVFKAVIGETLNAYIIRKRIEKAASVLMHKKQISITELSLQYGFNSNSSFTRAFKKFYGVSPSNFRKENPGKFSKISNVESKNGQENLVFEKYICNINNHLNWIKMNATIEIKNVPELKLASITHFGTEGVEHVFYRLIKWATSNGLMENSENKIVRIFHDSFKITDPSKVRMSISILTNTPFTLEKDIHTEVIKKNKCIVGRFEITPNDFEKSWSSLFIWMNENGYKKAETNPFEIYHNDFRKHPENKCIVDLFIPIE; translated from the coding sequence TTGGCTTTAAAGTATATAGACCATAATCTTGACTCGGAGCTATCATTGGAATCTATTTCTAATATTGCGCTATACTCCCCGTTCCATTTCCACAGAGTTTTTAAAGCTGTTATTGGAGAAACACTCAATGCTTACATTATAAGAAAACGTATTGAAAAAGCAGCTTCTGTATTAATGCATAAAAAACAAATAAGCATTACAGAACTTTCTTTGCAATACGGTTTTAACAGCAATTCTTCTTTTACACGGGCATTTAAAAAGTTTTATGGGGTAAGCCCTTCTAATTTTCGAAAAGAAAATCCAGGTAAATTTAGCAAGATAAGTAACGTAGAAAGCAAGAATGGTCAAGAAAATCTAGTTTTCGAAAAATACATTTGCAACATTAATAATCATTTAAATTGGATTAAAATGAATGCAACTATTGAAATTAAAAACGTTCCTGAGTTAAAACTTGCCAGCATTACCCATTTTGGAACAGAGGGTGTAGAACATGTATTTTACAGATTAATAAAATGGGCAACATCGAACGGGTTAATGGAAAACTCTGAAAATAAAATAGTAAGAATTTTTCATGATAGTTTCAAAATAACAGATCCAAGCAAAGTACGTATGAGTATTAGCATACTAACCAATACTCCTTTTACTTTAGAAAAAGATATTCATACAGAGGTTATTAAAAAAAATAAATGTATAGTCGGTCGGTTTGAAATAACACCCAATGATTTTGAAAAATCCTGGAGCAGTCTCTTTATTTGGATGAACGAAAATGGATATAAAAAAGCCGAAACCAATCCTTTTGAAATATACCATAACGATTTTCGCAAGCATCCCGAAAATAAATGTATTGTAGACTTATTTATTCCTATTGAATAA
- a CDS encoding BrxA/BrxB family bacilliredoxin: MYPPELVKPMREDLTGAGFEELHTSDAVDAALAKEGTTLVVVNSVCGCAAANARPGAKMSLQNVKRPANIVTVFAGVDKEAVDTARGYMVPFPPSSPSMALFKNGELVHMLERHHIEGRPAELIAENLIDAYNEHC; the protein is encoded by the coding sequence ATGTATCCACCAGAATTAGTAAAACCAATGCGCGAAGATTTAACAGGTGCCGGTTTTGAAGAATTACATACTTCTGATGCTGTTGATGCTGCTTTGGCTAAAGAAGGTACAACTTTAGTGGTTGTAAATTCTGTTTGCGGTTGCGCTGCAGCTAATGCACGTCCAGGAGCAAAAATGAGTTTACAGAATGTAAAACGTCCTGCTAATATTGTAACCGTTTTTGCAGGTGTTGATAAAGAGGCCGTTGATACAGCTCGTGGCTATATGGTTCCATTTCCTCCAAGTTCTCCAAGTATGGCATTATTTAAAAATGGCGAACTGGTACACATGTTAGAACGTCATCATATTGAAGGGCGTCCGGCAGAGCTTATTGCAGAAAATTTAATAGATGCATATAACGAGCATTGTTAA
- a CDS encoding PA0069 family radical SAM protein, with protein MNQKTAIKGRGAQRNVHNRFFELSHEMRDDFLEFCRKEGEISDKNKTLYLEVFPKTIINKVESPDIGMMYSMNSYQGCEHGCIYCYARNSHEYWGYSAGLDFERRIMVKKDAPKLLEAKLKKKSWKTHPIVMSGNTDCYQPAEQQFKITRQCLEVFLKYRHPVGIITKNALILRDLDILKALAKDNLISVSISITSLSESTRRILEPRTTTIKKRLETVKVLSDNGIPVNVMIAPIIPSINSHEILPLAKMISEHGASSIAHTIVRLNGAIGEIFKDWIYKTMPDRAEKVLHQIESCHGGNLNDSRYGTRMRGEGKIAEQINNLVKLARLKYFKNKAIPKLNLDLHEQYKVGQLKLF; from the coding sequence ATGAACCAAAAAACTGCCATAAAAGGACGTGGAGCGCAGCGTAACGTCCATAACCGTTTCTTCGAATTAAGTCATGAAATGCGTGATGACTTTCTTGAGTTTTGCCGTAAAGAGGGCGAAATAAGCGATAAAAACAAAACGCTCTATCTGGAGGTATTTCCCAAAACCATAATCAATAAGGTGGAGAGTCCCGATATTGGTATGATGTATTCAATGAATTCATATCAAGGCTGTGAACATGGCTGTATTTATTGTTATGCGCGTAATAGTCATGAATATTGGGGGTATAGTGCTGGTTTGGATTTTGAACGTCGCATTATGGTAAAAAAAGATGCTCCCAAATTATTAGAGGCTAAGCTAAAAAAGAAAAGTTGGAAAACGCACCCTATAGTTATGTCTGGAAATACAGATTGTTACCAACCGGCAGAACAACAATTTAAAATTACAAGACAATGTTTGGAGGTGTTTTTAAAGTACAGACACCCGGTGGGCATCATTACAAAAAATGCTTTAATTCTTAGGGATTTGGATATTCTAAAAGCATTGGCAAAAGATAATTTGATAAGTGTGAGTATATCGATCACTTCTTTATCGGAGAGTACCAGACGTATTTTAGAACCCCGAACCACAACAATAAAAAAGCGGTTGGAAACGGTTAAGGTTTTAAGTGATAATGGTATTCCTGTAAATGTGATGATAGCACCTATAATTCCGTCTATAAATAGTCATGAAATTTTGCCTTTGGCCAAAATGATATCGGAACATGGCGCGTCATCGATAGCCCATACCATTGTAAGATTAAATGGAGCCATTGGCGAAATTTTTAAAGATTGGATTTATAAAACCATGCCAGACAGAGCCGAAAAGGTGTTACATCAAATAGAAAGCTGCCACGGAGGCAATTTAAACGATTCTCGATATGGTACTAGAATGCGAGGTGAAGGAAAAATAGCAGAACAAATTAACAATCTTGTAAAACTGGCAAGATTAAAATATTTTAAGAATAAGGCTATACCAAAGCTTAACTTGGATTTGCATGAACAGTATAAAGTGGGGCAGTTAAAATTATTTTAA
- a CDS encoding lysophospholipid acyltransferase family protein, whose product MQKLLSYPLSFIYSLCFLITLLIFHPLQWIGFKLFGYKGHKKVVDLMNICLMRLLHILGTRFTFTNVHDIEPNQPLIVVCNHQSMYDISPLSVFLRKYHPKFISKIELGKGIPSVSYNLRHGGSILIDRKNPRQALPTIMKFGEYIEKNKRAAVIFPEGTRSKDGTPKPFQTKGLEILFKKIPSAMVLPISINNSWKTVRYGKFPFGLGTHITFTAHKPIKVSTFADKQELIKNIEATIKKHIHP is encoded by the coding sequence ATGCAAAAATTATTGTCGTATCCGTTATCCTTTATTTATTCTCTTTGTTTCTTAATAACATTGCTCATATTCCATCCCTTACAATGGATTGGTTTTAAACTTTTTGGCTATAAAGGGCATAAAAAAGTTGTCGATTTAATGAACATCTGCTTAATGAGATTGCTTCATATTTTAGGTACTCGATTTACGTTTACCAATGTTCATGATATAGAACCTAATCAACCGCTTATTGTCGTTTGCAACCATCAAAGCATGTACGACATCTCTCCACTGTCTGTTTTCCTAAGAAAATATCACCCTAAATTTATTAGTAAAATAGAATTAGGAAAGGGCATTCCCAGTGTTTCATATAATTTACGTCATGGCGGCTCTATTTTAATTGATAGAAAAAATCCGAGACAAGCTTTGCCAACTATCATGAAATTTGGAGAATACATTGAAAAAAACAAACGCGCCGCAGTTATCTTTCCGGAGGGAACAAGAAGTAAAGATGGTACTCCAAAACCATTTCAAACTAAAGGACTAGAAATTCTGTTTAAAAAAATACCATCGGCCATGGTACTCCCAATCTCCATAAATAACTCCTGGAAAACAGTTCGTTACGGGAAATTCCCCTTTGGACTTGGAACTCATATAACTTTTACTGCGCATAAGCCTATAAAAGTTAGTACCTTTGCCGACAAACAAGAGCTTATAAAGAATATTGAAGCTACAATTAAAAAACATATACACCCTTAA
- a CDS encoding LytTR family DNA-binding domain-containing protein, whose amino-acid sequence MTNFNYHDKNFGWIIYPILGVSFTIFANDNDFETLIQIPSFKWDIVFSLFVVSIIGFYLAWLVRHLDKSKDLSWEKNFSKRAIIQFIYGVAAPLTLALGLELVYLNIINVDLNQSSILNLELPLAFLYLFILNLLYYLNYVSVAYRKKLEEKDASKLFEEKVKVSVGAKESLIPIKNIAFLKSEDKVLWLYTFEDKQLHISGTLNDWKLRLPNEYFYRLNRQIIVNRDAIEGLESTETRRLKVFLKNTDDDIYLPKSKVTDFRKWWKS is encoded by the coding sequence GTGACAAATTTTAATTACCACGACAAAAATTTCGGTTGGATAATCTATCCTATTTTGGGAGTTTCATTTACCATCTTTGCAAATGACAATGATTTTGAAACGCTCATTCAGATTCCATCTTTCAAATGGGATATTGTTTTCTCACTTTTTGTAGTTTCTATAATCGGGTTCTATTTAGCATGGTTGGTTCGCCATCTTGATAAAAGCAAAGATTTATCTTGGGAAAAGAATTTTTCCAAGAGAGCAATAATTCAATTTATATATGGAGTTGCTGCTCCTTTAACTTTAGCCTTGGGACTTGAGTTAGTTTATCTCAATATTATAAATGTAGATTTAAATCAAAGCTCAATTCTGAATTTAGAGTTACCCCTCGCATTTTTATACCTATTCATTCTAAACCTGCTCTATTATCTCAATTACGTTTCAGTCGCTTATAGAAAAAAGCTTGAAGAAAAGGATGCTTCCAAACTTTTTGAAGAAAAGGTCAAAGTCTCAGTAGGGGCAAAGGAAAGTCTGATACCGATTAAAAATATTGCTTTCCTAAAAAGTGAAGATAAGGTACTATGGTTATACACCTTTGAAGATAAACAGCTCCACATAAGCGGTACCTTAAATGATTGGAAATTGAGACTACCGAATGAATATTTCTACAGACTCAATAGACAAATCATCGTGAACAGGGATGCCATTGAGGGTTTAGAATCTACCGAAACAAGAAGACTGAAAGTTTTTCTCAAAAATACCGATGATGACATTTACCTGCCCAAATCTAAGGTTACTGACTTTCGCAAATGGTGGAAGAGTTAA
- a CDS encoding DnaJ domain-containing protein → MSISKWIGGALGWSFGGPIGAIIGVALGSFVDSLTNGKGSPFLDEGQPKQNRRATHSRRTRQQPQTQSGDFEVSLLILASIVIKADGKQDQRELDFVRQQFVNMYGKERANHAFKLFKNISDQKNISTRQVCLQIRQMMDHSSRLQLMHFLFGIAKADGTVTDDEERQIYTMAGYLGINSRDYESIKAMFYNSSDNAYKILEIDKSATVDEIKKAYRKMAKKYHPDKVIHLGKEHQVGAEEKFRQVQKAYEHLQKERGF, encoded by the coding sequence ATGAGTATTTCAAAATGGATAGGTGGTGCCTTAGGGTGGTCTTTCGGTGGCCCTATAGGGGCAATTATTGGTGTAGCATTAGGGAGCTTTGTTGATTCCTTGACGAACGGCAAAGGCAGTCCGTTTTTAGATGAAGGACAGCCAAAACAAAATAGGAGAGCAACTCACAGTAGACGAACAAGGCAACAACCACAAACACAATCAGGCGATTTTGAAGTAAGCTTACTCATTTTAGCATCTATTGTTATTAAGGCAGATGGTAAGCAAGACCAAAGAGAGTTGGATTTTGTGCGTCAGCAATTTGTAAATATGTATGGTAAGGAGCGGGCAAATCATGCCTTTAAACTATTCAAGAATATTAGTGATCAGAAAAATATTTCTACCAGACAGGTTTGCTTGCAGATTAGGCAAATGATGGATCATTCATCACGTTTACAGCTTATGCATTTCTTATTTGGTATTGCAAAGGCAGATGGTACGGTAACAGATGATGAGGAACGCCAAATTTATACCATGGCTGGGTATTTAGGGATTAATTCTCGAGATTATGAAAGTATTAAAGCCATGTTTTATAATAGCAGTGATAATGCTTATAAAATTCTGGAAATAGATAAAAGCGCTACGGTTGATGAAATAAAAAAGGCCTATCGAAAAATGGCCAAGAAGTACCATCCAGATAAAGTAATCCACTTGGGGAAAGAGCATCAAGTAGGTGCAGAAGAAAAGTTTAGACAAGTGCAAAAAGCCTATGAGCATTTGCAGAAGGAGCGGGGGTTTTAA